CCGTGCTGGGGCGGTGTGCGCTGGATGGGAAGGACCCGGACGACCGGGTCGGGGAACGTCAACGCTTCACGCAACTGATGTTTTCCAAGCTCAGTTGGTTGACCACTCGGACCAGCCCCTGAACGTCGGCGCGGAGTTGTTCCAGTTCGGCCTTGTCCTTCTCGCGGAGTTCCTTGAGCCGTACGACCTGTTTACGGAGCCGGGTCTCGGCGTCGGTGGGCTGCCCGCGCTCTCTCGCGGTGAACATCATCGAGTGCTGAGCCACACCTTCACCGGTCAAGGAAGTTCACAAGAATTCACTCGCACGGGGGAGCTTTTCGAGTTCCGAACGTTTTTTCTCCTCCGGCCCCCCGAAGCCTCCCACTAACGTCGCAGTCTGTTCACCCAGGCCCCCGGTGGCCGGTAAGGGCTCGTCGCACCAAGGAGAAACAGCCATGGCCGAGGGGCTGACAGCCAGGTCCTCCGACTTACGCGCCCCGCTGCCCGGTCCGTACGGACAGGTCTACCGCAGCCGGGAGCGGACGGTCGTCGAGCTGCACGGCGAGATCGACATCGCCGCAGCCACGCTCGTCGGGGCATACCTGGACGTGGTCACAGCCGTCCGCGAGCACGATGTGGTGGTCGATCTGACGCATGTCGCGTTCTTCGACTGCTCCGGCCTCGCGCTGCTGTGCCGGGCACGGCGGCGCGTCGCCGAGAACGGCGGGCGGCTGTGGGTGGTGTGCGACCGGCCGTCGGTGCTGCGGGTGTTCCGCACGGGCGGGGTGCTGGAGGTGTTCCGTACGGCGCCGACGCTGGAGGCGGCCCTGGCGGCCCAGGCCTGACCCCGGGCCGGCGTTCCTGGACCGCCGCACCGGCGGGCGGGGAGGGTCAGGCCTTGTTCAGCGAGGCCCAGAACTCCTCGAAGGTCAGCTCGCCGTCGCCGTCGCTGTCCTTCGACCCGATGACTGCCTCGGCGACCGGCTCGGTGACATGGAAGTCGCCCAACTGCGCCATCACGCTCTTGTACTCGGCCGCCGTGATCCTGCCGTCGCCGTCCAGGTCGTAACGCTCGAACGCCTTGCGCGCCTCTTCGATGTCGACCACTGCTTCCGCCCTTCTTGGTGCATTGCTGACGGAGTCAGATTAACTGCCCTCATGGGCCCGGCGAGAGACCGGGTGTCAGCGATCCCGGACGAGGAGAGAACACGATGAGCGAGGCACTGGCGAGGATCCTGACCGCGGCGGCGGCCGGTCATTTCCCGCCCTCGGACGGCGCCACCACGGTGATCGGGCAGCCGAACGCCCGGGACGCCGGGGTGATGGCCTTCACCGCCCACTCGGTGATCTTCACGGACGAGG
This window of the Streptomyces sp. SLBN-118 genome carries:
- a CDS encoding EF-hand domain-containing protein, translating into MVDIEEARKAFERYDLDGDGRITAAEYKSVMAQLGDFHVTEPVAEAVIGSKDSDGDGELTFEEFWASLNKA
- a CDS encoding STAS domain-containing protein — its product is MAEGLTARSSDLRAPLPGPYGQVYRSRERTVVELHGEIDIAAATLVGAYLDVVTAVREHDVVVDLTHVAFFDCSGLALLCRARRRVAENGGRLWVVCDRPSVLRVFRTGGVLEVFRTAPTLEAALAAQA